In Flavivirga abyssicola, the following are encoded in one genomic region:
- a CDS encoding Dph6-related ATP pyrophosphatase: MNKTKTYFNWSSGKDSALALYHLLQDERYSIEELITTVNSHYNRVSMHGLRKDLLLAQTNALNIKSSLIELPEMPSMEIYEQKMTDIVTRLKDDGFTHSAFGDIFLEDLKAYRENQLAEVGLKAVFPIWKRNTKELIHEFLDLGFKTIIVCANSKYFSEDFVGTVIDKHFIDNLPEGVDPCGENGEFHTFCFDGPIFNKPIEFTIGEKVYREYDTPKTDDSICKSDKYGVWYCDLISKDS, encoded by the coding sequence TTGAATAAAACAAAAACCTATTTTAATTGGAGTTCTGGAAAAGACTCTGCATTGGCACTTTATCATTTATTGCAAGATGAACGTTATTCCATTGAAGAACTAATTACTACTGTAAATAGTCATTATAATCGGGTGTCTATGCATGGACTTAGAAAAGACTTATTGCTAGCACAAACCAATGCTTTAAATATAAAATCGAGTCTTATTGAATTGCCCGAAATGCCAAGCATGGAAATCTACGAGCAAAAAATGACAGACATTGTTACGCGATTAAAAGATGATGGTTTTACACATAGTGCCTTTGGTGATATTTTTCTTGAAGATTTAAAAGCCTATCGCGAAAACCAATTAGCAGAAGTAGGCTTAAAGGCTGTATTTCCTATTTGGAAACGAAATACCAAAGAACTCATTCATGAATTTTTAGATTTAGGCTTTAAAACGATTATTGTTTGCGCGAATTCTAAATATTTTAGCGAAGATTTTGTGGGGACTGTTATAGACAAACATTTTATTGACAACTTACCAGAAGGCGTAGATCCATGTGGAGAAAATGGTGAATTTCATACCTTTTGTTTTGATGGGCCTATCTTTAATAAACCTATTGAGTTTACTATAGGTGAAAAAGTATATCGGGAATATGACACTCCAAAAACAGATGACTCCATCTGTAAATCTGATAAATATGGTGTGTGGTATTGTGATTTAATTTCAAAAGATTCCTAG
- a CDS encoding DUF4252 domain-containing protein, translating to MKTIINLKKEKMNKKAIVFILALMLLPVVGMAQNIFDKYNDNSDVTYVSIKPKMFQMIAKAGIDTSDPEAKAFMDMVKSITSFKTIVTDKKEISADIQKWVKSRSSSLEELMEVKDDGTEVKFYVKEGKDADHVKELLIFVNGIDKAMKGKGVEINGENRKIETVVVSLTGDIDLNEISKLTDKMNIPGGKHLEKKK from the coding sequence ATGAAAACAATAATAAATTTAAAAAAAGAAAAAATGAATAAGAAAGCAATTGTATTTATACTGGCATTGATGCTATTACCAGTAGTAGGGATGGCACAAAATATTTTTGATAAATATAACGATAACTCTGATGTGACTTATGTGTCCATTAAACCTAAAATGTTTCAAATGATTGCTAAAGCAGGTATTGATACAAGCGATCCAGAAGCTAAAGCATTTATGGATATGGTAAAAAGCATTACTAGTTTTAAAACCATAGTAACAGATAAAAAAGAAATATCTGCAGATATTCAAAAATGGGTAAAGTCTCGTTCAAGCTCTTTAGAAGAATTAATGGAAGTTAAGGATGATGGTACCGAAGTTAAATTCTATGTAAAAGAAGGTAAAGATGCAGACCACGTTAAAGAACTTTTAATCTTTGTAAATGGTATTGATAAAGCCATGAAAGGAAAAGGCGTTGAAATTAACGGAGAAAATAGAAAAATTGAAACTGTTGTAGTGTCACTTACAGGAGATATAGATTTAAATGAAATCTCTAAGCTTACAGATAAAATGAATATCC
- a CDS encoding RNA polymerase sigma factor produces the protein MTQVEFLNIVMPFKDKVFRLAKRLLVSTEEAEDATQEVILKLWKNKKKIQEYKNVEAFSMTMTKNFCFDKLKSKQAQNLKIVHSNYEDGNTSLQKQVELNDSVDWVSKIIEELPEQQRVIIQLRDIEEYDFDEIAKMLDMNNTAVRVNLSRARKTIREKLTNTHNYGIK, from the coding sequence ATGACTCAAGTAGAGTTTTTAAATATTGTAATGCCTTTTAAAGATAAAGTCTTTCGTTTGGCAAAACGGCTGCTAGTATCTACAGAAGAAGCTGAAGATGCCACCCAAGAGGTTATATTGAAGTTGTGGAAGAATAAAAAGAAGATACAAGAATATAAAAATGTTGAGGCTTTTTCTATGACAATGACTAAGAATTTTTGTTTTGATAAATTAAAATCTAAACAAGCTCAAAATTTAAAAATTGTACATAGTAATTATGAAGATGGAAATACGTCGTTGCAAAAACAAGTTGAATTAAATGATAGTGTAGATTGGGTTTCAAAAATTATTGAGGAATTACCCGAGCAGCAAAGAGTGATTATTCAATTACGAGATATAGAAGAATATGATTTTGATGAGATTGCAAAAATGCTGGATATGAATAATACAGCAGTACGCGTAAACTTATCGAGAGCAAGAAAAACAATAAGAGAAAAATTAACTAATACACATAATTATGGTATTAAATAA
- a CDS encoding YncE family protein, with amino-acid sequence MKINKLLSKIFILSVLFLASCSDDDSPQLPKGDYENGILISGEGSGAGTGSISFISNDLTTTENLIYKKVNNDELGTFLQSITFDNDKAFIVVDNTNSVIVVDRYTFEEKATITTGLSTPRYIETLGDKGYVTNWGSTSDETDDFIAIVDLNTYAVDGTIAVGNGPERIIESNGKLYVSHKGAFGTNNIISVIDLSDNSVETITVGYKPDELFINDKGELVVLCGGNESWTGNETIASIVNINMSTNTEVSSLTFANGEHPSLMVLDNGVLYYEVGGKVFSIDEDATALSSTSIVESQGYLYGLAVKNNRIYLLDASFTDLSELNVYDLSTKNKIDTKAVALGASKIYFN; translated from the coding sequence ATGAAAATCAATAAATTACTATCAAAAATCTTTATTTTAAGTGTATTATTTTTAGCGTCTTGTAGCGATGATGATTCACCTCAGTTACCAAAGGGTGATTATGAAAATGGTATTTTAATTAGCGGTGAAGGTAGTGGAGCAGGAACTGGTTCTATATCTTTTATTTCAAACGACTTGACTACAACCGAAAACCTTATTTATAAAAAAGTAAATAATGATGAGTTAGGTACTTTTTTACAATCTATCACTTTTGATAATGATAAGGCTTTTATTGTTGTTGATAATACAAATTCGGTTATTGTTGTTGATAGATATACTTTTGAAGAGAAAGCAACAATAACTACAGGTTTAAGCACACCTAGATATATAGAGACACTAGGTGATAAAGGGTATGTAACCAATTGGGGGTCTACATCGGATGAAACAGACGATTTTATAGCTATTGTAGATTTAAATACTTATGCTGTAGATGGAACAATTGCAGTAGGGAATGGACCTGAAAGAATTATAGAAAGTAATGGTAAATTATATGTATCGCATAAAGGAGCGTTTGGTACTAATAATATTATATCAGTAATTGATTTATCAGATAATAGTGTGGAGACTATAACTGTTGGATATAAACCAGATGAGCTTTTTATAAATGATAAAGGCGAATTAGTCGTTTTATGTGGAGGAAATGAATCTTGGACAGGAAACGAAACAATAGCATCAATCGTTAACATAAATATGTCAACAAACACAGAGGTGTCCTCTTTAACTTTTGCTAATGGTGAACATCCAAGTTTAATGGTATTAGATAATGGTGTGTTATATTATGAAGTAGGAGGAAAGGTGTTCTCAATTGATGAAGATGCAACAGCATTGTCTTCTACATCCATTGTAGAGTCTCAAGGATATTTATATGGATTGGCAGTGAAAAATAACAGAATATATTTATTGGATGCCAGTTTTACAGATTTAAGTGAGCTGAACGTTTATGATTTATCAACTAAAAATAAAATAGATACCAAGGCAGTAGCTTTAGGAGCATCTAAAATTTATTTTAATTAA
- a CDS encoding TonB-dependent receptor plug domain-containing protein translates to MRKILIVSIFCIVCFKGMAQNDSLLNRLGEVIIQADKKLKKYSVGYKVTTLNDSVIVRNTESFTSLLRFNSPLYLREYGSGGTSSASFRGTSSSNTAVIWNGININSINNGQTGFNSLTVSLFDAIDIRSGGGSLEYGSGAVGGTIHLNDYLQFTDTKKIKNQLVASLGSFETYRGLYKFKFSNSKLAINSGVSYNQSENDYKFLNTDFKNTNGAYENFGFNISAAYSLTEFSQLKFYSANYIGERFFSGELPNPLSANDKYQDFSYRNLLIYTHEKSRLSHEAKLAFLTQEYRYFEDKTSSIFNFGKSKRYLVNYDVSYSFPKLKASITSHSEYESAFGKTDQISERNRRQFSQSIIYNQNINSSVSFDAKLRKDFNSDYDVPFTYALGVRVKPIRNLFFRANGSKNFRVPTYNDLFWPGQGNLDLIPETALQGEFGIGYKNNQFLIDVGIFYINAKDKIVWTPGGDPNRPGIWVPINLSEVNNKGLEVSLSFNKTFNEHAVTLHMNYGYTVATDKATDNQLIFVPKHLFNSNLGYTYKRFGFFYQQLLNGKVYTTESNSNDFVIPDYFVANTGLEYKFINLQQKQLAIGLKVNNVFNKYYEVQPRRPMPNRNLNFNINYKF, encoded by the coding sequence ATGAGGAAAATTCTAATTGTATCAATATTTTGCATAGTTTGTTTTAAAGGCATGGCTCAAAACGATAGTTTACTAAATCGTTTGGGGGAAGTTATTATACAAGCCGATAAAAAATTGAAAAAATATTCTGTAGGGTATAAGGTTACTACCTTAAATGACTCTGTGATCGTTAGAAATACAGAATCTTTTACATCATTATTACGTTTTAATTCACCTTTATATTTAAGAGAGTATGGGTCGGGAGGAACTAGTTCTGCCAGTTTTAGAGGGACGAGTTCGTCTAACACAGCTGTGATTTGGAATGGTATTAATATTAATTCCATTAACAATGGTCAAACCGGATTTAACTCTTTAACTGTGAGTTTGTTTGATGCCATAGATATAAGAAGTGGAGGAGGTAGTTTAGAATATGGCTCGGGAGCAGTAGGCGGTACTATTCATTTAAATGATTATTTGCAGTTTACAGATACTAAAAAAATAAAAAACCAATTAGTTGCTTCTCTTGGTAGTTTTGAAACTTATAGAGGTTTATATAAATTTAAATTCTCAAATTCTAAGTTAGCTATTAACTCTGGTGTTTCTTATAACCAGTCTGAAAACGATTATAAGTTTTTAAATACAGACTTTAAGAATACAAATGGTGCATACGAAAACTTTGGATTCAATATAAGTGCGGCGTATTCACTAACAGAATTTTCTCAATTAAAATTTTACAGTGCTAATTATATAGGTGAGAGATTCTTTTCTGGGGAGTTACCAAATCCATTGTCGGCAAATGATAAGTATCAGGATTTTAGTTATAGAAACTTATTGATTTATACACATGAAAAATCGAGGTTAAGCCATGAAGCTAAACTTGCATTTTTAACTCAAGAATACCGATATTTTGAAGATAAAACGTCAAGCATATTTAACTTTGGAAAATCTAAGCGCTACCTTGTTAATTATGATGTTTCTTATAGTTTTCCAAAATTAAAGGCAAGTATAACATCTCATTCGGAGTATGAATCTGCTTTTGGAAAAACAGATCAAATTTCAGAAAGAAACCGAAGACAATTTTCTCAATCTATTATTTATAATCAGAATATCAATAGCTCTGTGTCTTTTGATGCTAAGCTTAGAAAAGATTTTAATTCAGATTATGATGTTCCATTTACTTATGCTTTAGGAGTGAGAGTAAAACCAATAAGGAATTTATTTTTTAGAGCCAATGGGTCTAAAAACTTTCGCGTACCCACTTACAATGATTTGTTTTGGCCAGGACAAGGGAATTTGGATTTAATACCCGAAACAGCTTTGCAAGGAGAGTTTGGAATTGGCTATAAGAACAATCAATTTTTAATCGATGTAGGAATATTTTATATAAATGCTAAAGATAAAATAGTTTGGACACCTGGAGGAGATCCTAACAGACCAGGAATTTGGGTGCCAATAAATTTATCGGAAGTAAATAATAAAGGTTTAGAAGTGTCTTTGTCATTTAATAAAACTTTTAATGAACATGCTGTAACGCTTCATATGAACTATGGTTATACTGTAGCAACTGATAAAGCCACAGATAATCAACTAATTTTTGTGCCCAAGCATTTATTTAACAGTAACCTAGGATATACTTATAAACGGTTTGGTTTTTTTTATCAGCAGTTACTCAATGGCAAAGTATATACTACAGAGAGTAATTCTAACGATTTTGTGATACCAGATTACTTTGTAGCTAATACAGGATTGGAATATAAATTTATAAACCTTCAACAAAAACAATTAGCAATAGGCCTTAAAGTCAATAATGTATTTAATAAATATTATGAAGTACAGCCTCGAAGACCGATGCCTAACAGAAATTTAAACTTTAATATAAACTATAAATTCTAA
- a CDS encoding S41 family peptidase, protein MKYFKALILILTLAFLVTSCFEDDDDIPISTSEINDFVWRGMNTFYLYKENTTDLANNRFSNNQEYTSYLSSFSKPEDLFESLIYQRQTVDRFSWMVDDYIALEQFFSGISTSNGMEYKVFRFSSTDTSIYGYVTYVLPNTDAAAKGVTRGDIFYGIDGTQLTTTNYRSLLNQSDYTVNLGNYNDNSTPDDVNDDSITESSETVSLSKSQYTENPIFINNVLDVAGTKVAYLMYNSFTGTEQFNAELNDTFGIFKNANATELVLDLRYNPGGSVYTAIMLSSLITGQFNGDVFSTEQWNDELQQAFENEDPEALINRFINNNEGTPLNSLNLNRVYILTSRSSASASELVINSLAPYIDVVQIGTTTSGKYQASTTLYDSPNFRRNGANPSHTYAMQPLIFKSLNINGVTDYFDGLSPETGNVVPEDINDLGVLGDVSESLLATAIAKIAGTGRSINKKVKSVDFIADSKDLLPFAKSMYTDKKIPAGL, encoded by the coding sequence ATGAAATATTTTAAAGCCCTAATTCTAATTCTTACACTTGCCTTTTTAGTAACAAGCTGTTTTGAAGATGATGATGATATTCCTATCTCTACAAGTGAAATAAATGATTTTGTTTGGAGAGGCATGAACACTTTTTACCTTTATAAAGAGAATACAACAGATCTTGCTAATAACAGGTTTTCTAATAATCAAGAGTACACTAGTTATTTAAGTAGTTTTTCTAAGCCAGAAGATTTATTTGAAAGTTTAATATACCAAAGGCAAACTGTGGATAGGTTTAGTTGGATGGTTGACGACTATATTGCTTTGGAGCAATTTTTTAGTGGTATATCTACCAGTAATGGTATGGAGTATAAAGTGTTTCGATTTTCCTCAACAGACACTAGTATTTATGGATATGTAACCTACGTTCTACCAAATACTGATGCGGCTGCAAAAGGTGTAACACGGGGTGATATTTTTTATGGAATTGATGGGACTCAACTTACAACTACTAATTATAGGTCTCTTTTAAACCAGAGTGACTATACGGTTAATCTAGGTAACTATAATGATAATAGCACTCCTGATGATGTGAATGATGATTCTATAACCGAAAGCTCAGAAACTGTTTCGTTATCAAAATCTCAATATACAGAAAATCCGATTTTTATTAACAACGTATTAGATGTTGCTGGAACAAAAGTTGCTTATTTAATGTATAATAGCTTTACGGGCACTGAACAATTTAACGCAGAATTAAATGATACTTTTGGTATATTTAAAAATGCTAATGCAACAGAGCTAGTTCTTGATTTACGTTACAACCCTGGCGGATCTGTATATACAGCTATTATGTTATCCAGTTTAATTACTGGACAATTTAATGGAGATGTTTTTAGTACCGAACAATGGAATGACGAATTACAACAAGCTTTTGAAAATGAAGACCCTGAAGCACTGATCAATCGGTTTATAAATAATAATGAAGGTACACCTTTAAATAGCTTAAACCTTAATAGAGTTTACATATTAACTAGTCGTAGTAGTGCCTCTGCTAGTGAATTGGTTATTAATTCATTGGCTCCTTATATTGATGTTGTACAAATTGGAACAACAACATCTGGCAAATATCAAGCATCAACAACATTGTATGATTCTCCTAACTTTAGGCGTAATGGGGCTAACCCAAGTCATACGTATGCCATGCAACCATTAATATTTAAATCTTTAAATATTAATGGGGTAACCGATTATTTTGACGGACTTTCACCAGAAACAGGAAATGTCGTACCAGAAGATATAAATGATTTGGGGGTTTTAGGAGATGTTAGTGAGTCTCTTCTTGCTACTGCAATAGCTAAAATAGCTGGTACTGGACGTTCTATTAATAAGAAGGTTAAATCTGTTGATTTCATAGCAGATAGTAAAGATTTACTTCCATTTGCTAAAAGTATGTACACAGACAAAAAAATTCCGGCAGGACTATAA